The genomic region GACTGCCCGCGTCCGAACAGGTTCTGCTGCTGGATCTGGGAGAAGACAAAAAGACCATCGAAAGACGAATAACCGCCCCCGATGTTCAGAGATCCGGTAGACCGCTCGGTCACGGTGAACCGGATATCAACCTCGCCCGGCCGGCCCGGAACCCGTTCCTTGGTAAAGTCGATTTCATCAAAAAATCCGAGTTGCCGGATCTTCTGGCGCGACCGTTCCAGCGCACTCGTGCTGAACTTGTCGCCCTCGGCAAGCCGGATTTCCCGTCGAATCACGTTATCCCGGGTCCGGCTGTTTCCGCTGATATGGATGCGCCGGACGGTTACTGATGGGCCCTGATCAATACTGATTTCCAGGGCAATTTCGGGTTTTTCGGTTTCCACGTCCACAGGGCGTGGAATGATTGTCACGTTGGCGAATGCATACGACGCATCGCCATAAACCCGCTCGATCGCAGCCTGGTCTTCCAGCAGCCGCGACCTGGAAAACACCAGTCCCGGTTTCGACTGCATCCGGGCCAGCAGACTGTCTTCCGGCTCCAGCAGATCGCCGGCGATGCGGATTGACCTCAAGTGATACTGCTTGCCCTCGGTGACATGAAATGTGACGAAAAGCGCGTCCCGTCCCGATGTCAGCTCAACCACCGGATCGGAGATCTTCGCGTCCACATAGCCACGGTCCATGTAAAAATTCTTGAGCGCGATACTGTCGCGGAGCAGCATTTCACGCACGAAGTTGCCCCGGTCGGTAAACCAGGAGAAGGCGTGATGCTCCTTGGCGAGCATTTCTCCTTTTAGCTGGTCATCACTAAAGGCCTGATTGCCGATAAACCTGATCCGGCGGATACGAATCTTGTCCCCTTCATCCAGATGAAAAACAACCGCAATGGTATTTTGCCCCCGGGCAGGCCGGGTTTCGGCCCGGATACTGGCGAGGAAATAGCCGTCTTGCTCATACCGGCGCCGGATACGCTCAATGGTGCGATCCACCTGCACCGGCGAGTAGACAGAGTTCAGCTTGAACTGGAGATCTTCCCTGAGTTTTTCGTCATCGATGCCGCTGTTTCCTTCAAACCGGATTTCACTCACGGTCGGACGCTCACGGATCACGTAAATGAGCCGGATTCCTCCGTCGGTCCGTTCCCACTCAATCCGGATGTCGTCAAACCAGCCGAGCTTCCAGAGCGTACGGATATCCTCGGCCAGCAGCTTGTGATCCATCCGCACACCCTGACGAATCCGGGTACGGGTACGTATCAGCTCCGGATCCAGCCGGACCTGGCCGCGAACCACGATTTCCGTCACAAGTTCACCGGCTGGAGCCTCTCCTGCCAGAACCGCCGCAGGGATGTCCGCCGAAGCGCCCTCAGATGGCGAGTTGCCGGTTACCTGTGCGGAAGCAATGGCTGGCCCGCACAGAAGACAGAAAAAAATCCACCGTCGGAAAGTCCGGATCAAGAGCCGGCCTCCGCGATGCGCCCATCTACCAGCGTAATCCGGCGGGTCATCAGGGCGGCCAGCGCCATTGAATGTGTCACGACAACGAACGTCGTCCCGTCCTCTTCGTTGAGGCGAACCAGAAGATCGTGAATTTCCTCGGCGGTATGGGTGTCAAGATTTCCGGTCGGTTCATCCGCGAATACAATCCGTGGCTTGAGCACGGTGGCGCGGGCGATAGCAACCCGCTGCTGCTCACCGCCCGACAGTTCCCGGGGACGGTGCTCATACCGGCCCGACAGGCCAAGCCGGTCGAGCAGGGCCCTGGCGGCAGGCTCAACCTGCGAGCGCCCTTTACCCGCAATCAGTCCCGGCATCATCACGTTTTCGAGTGCCGTGAATTCCGGAAGCAGGTGATGGAACTGGAACACGAAACCGAAGTTCCTCGCCCGGAATGCCGGCAGGGAATGTTCGGCCAGCCCAGTCACATCAACACCGTTTACACGGAGCAGACCGCCGGAGGCCTTCTCCAGCGTGCCCAGAACGTGCAGAAGCGTGGTTTTTCCCACTCCGGAGACGCCTACAACACCCAGCCGTTCTCCGGGGCGAATATCGAGATCAATACCCCGGAGCACATCGACCCGGCGATTATCCAGGTCGAAATGCTTTTCCAGCCCTTTCGCGGAGATCACCGGATCACTCATTGCGTAGCGCCTCCGCAGGCGTCAGCCGGCCCGCCTGAAGCGAGGGAAACAGGGCCGCCAGTGTGGTGACAAAAATCGGTGCCGCCACAACCCAGATCACGTCTTCGATACGGACCAGCAGTGGAAGATGATCCATCTGATAGACGGCCGGATCTATCGGAATCAGATGGAAGGTCGACTCGACCCAGCAGAGGCCCAGACCAAGCACAAGCCCGGACAACGTTCCCACCAGACCGATAAACGCGCCCGTATAGAGGAATACCCGCATGGTCTCCCGGTTTGTGGCGCCCATCGCTTTCAGGATGGCAATGTCATGCACCTTCTCCCGCACCAGGACAATCATCGAGCCGGCGATGTTGAAGCTGGCAACGATCACGATAATCAGGACAACAATGAACAACCCGAGCTTTTCCAGGGCGAGCGCCTTGAACAGGTCGCCAAAACTCTCCTCCCAGCTACGTGCCCGGAGCTGTGGCTTTTTCCAGTCAAGAAAGGCCCGCCGCATGATTTCACCGGCAACAGCACGGGCATTTTCCACGTTATCCACTCTGACCTGGATACCGGTGACATACCGCTCCTCGTCTGTCAGACCCGGATCGAAAAAGTCCTGCGCCACCGGAAGATCCACAAATGCCAGCGTCGAATCGAATTCGATGAAACCCAGCTTGAATATGCCGACAACCACGAACTTCCTGGGCCGGGCTGTAGGGCCCGTGGGACCAATTCCGCATAAAGGGCAGATGACCGTGATCTCGTCACCGGTACTGACAAACAGGTTTTCGGCGAGCACGCTTCCCAGCACGATACCGGGCAGATCCTTCCGGCTTTCTATGGAACGCCCGGCTGCGACCGAAACATTCTCCGTTCCGGTGCCTGTCAGATTCCGCAACGATCCGCTCCTCATGCGCTCGCTGAACAGGGCGGTCCTGGCGGCCAGTTCGGGAACAATGCCGAAAAGCTGAATACCGGCCACTTCATCGCCATTGGTGAGCATCGCGTCACGCTGAAAAAACGGCGAAACAGCCACGACGCCCGGAACAGCTTCGACCAGTTTGCGGGTCTCGTCCCAGTCTGGAAGCTGCAGCCGACTGTATGAGGATTCATAGGAAACAAGCACATGCGGCCGGGCCCCCAGCATCAGATCGCGCAGGTTTTTCATGAAACCTGCCATGACGGCCTGAACGATCAGAAGGGCCGCCACTCCCAGCGCCACCGACAGGATTCCAACAGATGTCTGAAACGAAAAAGCAGCCCGCGAACGGCCAACCAGATACCGCCGGGCCACCCACCAGGTCCAGCTCATTCAGATCTCCCGGCTTTTCAGCAACGGGAACAGGATAACGTCGCGGATCGATGGCTGGCCGGTAAGCAGCATAACCAGCCGGTCCACTCCTATCCCTTCCCCCGCCGTGGGCGGCAATCCGTATTCCAGCGCCCGGATATAGTCAGCATCGTAGTCCATCGTCTCTTCGTCGCCGCCTTCGCGTGACTTCAGCTGGTCTTCGAACCGGGCCCGCTGATCGTCGGCATCGTTCAGTTCGCTGAACCCATTGGCGATTTCCCGGCCGGTAATAAACAGTTCGAACCGGTCGCTGATCTCCGGATTCCGGTCATTCCGGCGCGAGAGCGGTGAAATCGCGGTTGGATACCCAGTGACAAAAGTCGGCTGGACAAGTGTAGGCTCTACCAGTTCTTCAAATGCAGCGCAGAGGCGCTCGGCTGGTCCCCGGGCGAAACATTCGGCAGCAAGCTTGCGCATCTGGGCCCGTATATCGCCCGGATTCGCATCCGGGCAGTGTCGCAGGGCGGTGGTTTCAAGCATGGCGACAAAATCCGCTTCGGAAATCGCCGCCAGTTCGGCCAGCCCCTTGCCAGTCACCTCGCGAACGGCCTCCTCCATACCGATCCGTTTCCACGGTCTTGCAAAGCTGATTTCCCGGCCCTGGTAAGTCAGATTTGTCCCGCCGTGCAGCTTTTCCACGAGCCCGGTAATGAGATCCTCCGTCAGGTCAATCAGGTCTTCGTAGGTTGCCCACGCCTGATAGAACTCGATCATCGTGAATTCGGGATTGTGCTGGGTACTGATGCCCTCGTTGCGGAAATTGCGGTTGATTTCGAACACCCGGTCGAAACCGCCCACCACGAGCCGTTTCAGGTGCAGCTCTGGGGCTATCCGCAGAACAAGGTCCATGTCGAGGGTATTGTGGTGAGTACGGAACGGACGGGCCTTGGCACCAGTGACGAGCGTGTGCATCATCGGCGTTTCAACTTCAAGATAGCCGCGATTGATGAAGAAGCTGCGGATCCCGGTGACGATTTCCGATCGCTTGCGGAATACTTCCCGCGCCTCGTCGTTCACCATCAGGTCCAGATACCGCTGGCGGTAACGGATTTCGACATCAGTAAGGCCGTGCCACTTGTCCGGAAGCGGTCTCAGGCACTTGACCAGCAGGTTCAAGGTCTTGGCGCGAACCGTCAGTTCCCCGGTCTTGCTACGGAACAGTTCGCCTTCGATACCGGCAATGTCGCCGATATCGAGCGACCGGGCACGGGCAAAACCGTCCTCACCCAGACCGGAGAGATCGGCAAAAAGCTGAATCTGGCCAGATGAATCACTCAGTGTATAAAATCCGCCCTTGCCGAATAAACGGACAGCCCGAATCCGCCCGGCAACGCTCACCCGGACGGGTGCAGCCGCAAGGGTCTCACCGGTAACGTCACGAAAACGGTCCTGGAGTTCTCCAGCACGATTGGCGGGTACAAAGCCGTTTGGATAGGCAGGCGCGGGTCCCTCGCGAAGCTGGTCGAGCTTTCTTCGCCGCTCGCGTATCTGGTCATTGTCCTGATCCATGAATAAACGCCCAAGGTCTCCAAAAAACCCAATTTTTTCCGCAGGTTGCCGGGACCGTAGACGGATAGCCCCGCCGGAAAGCGCGGACGTTATCCCTCACCCCCCAAGCGGTCAAGAACCCTTGAGAGCTGCGCCAAGGATGGCTAAATGAAAGGCATGATCAGGCTCGAACTTCTTATCCCTGTTGTCGTGGCTCTTACTGGCTGCGGTCCATCCAACCCCAATCCCATCGATTTTGCCGCTCCACCAGACAAGACCATCCCGGTAAAGCTGGCCGCATCTCCAGCCGATTCCCAGACGTGGGCTGAACGCGACCTCACCCTTCCCGACGTCAGTGGCGGGAAATTCACGCTCTCGTCACTCAAGGGGAAATATGTACTGCTCGACTTCTGGGCGAGCTGGTGCGGGCCATGCATCAAGGCTATTCCACATCTGAACAAGCTGCAGGACCGCTTTCCCGGACAGCTTGAAGTCGTGGGAATTTCGGTGGACGACGAGCCCCTGTCGTTCGTTCAAAAATTCGCACGTGACAACAAGATGAACTACCGGGTCCTTCACGGCGAGGACAAGCTCATCGACCGGTTTGGCCGCTCACGGGGCTTGCCTGTAGCTTTTCTGCTTGATCCCGAGGGCCGGGTGGTCCGCCGGTTCATTGGCGAGTATCCCGAGGACCGGCTTATCTCAGCCATTGCAGGTGTTATCCCGGCCAAGGAAGAGAAAAAGGATGAATCGGGTCCGCCCAGTGAAAGCCCCGACCCGCAATAATCCGTTCCACTGGCCACCTCCTCGCAGCAGGCAAAACTTATGCGGTGACCCACGCTGCATCATCCTGATACATCTGTTTTTTCGTGCTGACAGTCCACAAATGAAAAGATACTATCCCGCTGTCTGCAATGAATAGTGGTTCCATACGCAAGCGGGTAGAAGCGGCCGGGCGACAGTCGGTATTGTGGGGCTGTGTTGCAGCCATAATCCCGATTGGTTTTTCGCTGGCAGTCATCCTGACGCTTCATGGTTACGGCCTGCGTGAAACAGCCACCTCTATTCTCGCGGTAGCGGTGCTTTTCATCCTGTTCGCACCAATCAATCTGCGCAGACTTCACCGGGAAAACTCCGCACTGATCGGTACCCTCGAAACTCTGGGACGCGGAGAAACACCCTCGAATGAACTCGTCACCGAAGCCGTCCAGAAGGCTCGCTCGGCAGTCCTCCGGTTCCAGGTTCTTTCGACACTGGGCTGGCTCGCCGGGCTCGGGATTGGCTTCTGGCTGTTCCAGATGCAGGGGGATCTCACCCGGTTTTCCCTGACCATCTTCGTCTGCTGCTTCGCGGGCAGTTACCTGTTCACCCACGGACTGAGCTGGACGATCTACCGCCGCGCATTTGCACCCTGCCTGTCAGAACTCGTCACCCATCTCGAGGAACAGGATGCAGCCCGGCTGGCCCCACTCACCGTTCGTATCAAAATTCTGATCGGTCTGCTGTCAGGACTCGGCATTTTCATTTCGGGCGCTGTCGCGCTGGTAGCCTACCACAGCCGGATAGAAACAGGATCAGTGGCGGCCACCGCACTCCGGCCCACCGTAATGGCCGAGTCCGCCTGGCTCCAGTCAGGTGCCCTAGCGGCCGAAAGCCCATACCGCCCCCTGTGGCCAGACGCCAAATGGATCGTCATCGAACCCGACGGTTCTGCAAATCCCAAACCGGATTGGGATCGCATTGACCGCCGGCTTCGGGATAAAATCCTGGCTTCCAGCGGACAAACGGTTTTCAATACCGTTGTATTCAGGGAAATCGCAATCATGGCGCCGGCTGGACAGGGCCGCCGGGTGGCAGCGGTTTTGCCCCGGGGTAGCCTCAAATCAGACGCAACCTCCACCCAGGCAGCTTCCGGAGCCATCATTCTCCTCGTGATTCTGGCTGTTGGGTTTCATACCTTTGTCGTCATCCGCGACGTGACTGAGCCGTTCGGAAGCCTGCGCCGTCTCGCGGCCAGAATTGCGGCCGGCGATCTCCGGCCGGATCCGGTGCCCTATGCCGACGATGAAACCGGTATTCTGCTGGTCCAGTTTGATCGTGCCGCTCGCAAGCTTTCCGAAGCGATCGAGTCATCCCAGAATCTCGCACGATCGGTGGCAGCCGCAACGGAGGAGCTGGCCTCCACCGCTGTGACGTTTGTCAGCTGGAGCGAGGAGGTTCGTGGCCATTCATCAAGAGCCGGAGGAATGCTGGACCAGATCGCGGCGGGCTCGGCTGACGTCAGCACACTGGTGAAGTCCACACGCACAGAGACTGAAACCGCCGCCCGGGAAGCCGGTGGCAGCGAACAGGAACTCGAGGCAAGTTCCCAGGGCCTGATCCAGCTCGGACAGGCGCTGGCGCAGGTATTCTCCAGAATTGAGGATCTCTCGAACCGCAGCGCCCATATCTCCGGAATCGTTGATGTCATCCGCGAAATCACTGCACAGACGAACCTTCTCAGCCTGAACGCCGCCATTGAAGCGGCCCGGGCAGGCGAGCACGGCCGCGGATTTTCAGTCGTGGCGGACGAAATCAGGAAACTGGCTGACCGGGCCAGCACCAGCGCCGCCGAGATCAACACCATTATCCAGCAGGTAACCGAAACCGGACAAACCGCATCCCGGCTGGTGCAAGGCGCCCGTGAAGATTTCTCTGGCCGGCAGGAGACCGTCCGGCAAACTGCTGACCGGTTTCATGGAATTACCCGGACATTCGTAGATGCCGGCCGGGCGTTCCAGAAACTGGATGATCTGGTAGCCGAGCATGTCAGGCTGTCGCTGGAGTCGGCTTCGGCCTTGCAGAATATCGTGCAAACCCAGGCCGAGCAGACCACGGCCGCCGAACAGCTCCGTGCCACAGCCACCGAACTCACACGGATGGCCGAAAACCTCTCCCGGCTTCTCATGGCCTTCCAGATCGGAACGAAAAAGAAACGGTAACCCTTACCCGTCCTGCTCCAGATACGTATAACCTGCCAGTCCGCGGTCATAATGGCTGATGAGTTGGCGGGCTTCCTCAAAAGTAATTCGGCCGTCCCTCAGGGCCATTTCGGTAGCATCACGCATCATGTTAACCAGCTGGGACTTGTCGTACTCGACATAGGACAGAACGTCAGTCACGGAATCGCCCTGTACCACATGCCCGATGGTGTAGCTGGAATCGTCATTCACCTTGACATGCACGGCATTAGTATCGCCGAAAAGATTGTGCAGATCGCCGAGTATCTCCTGATACGCACCTACGAGGAACACTCCCAGATAGTAAGGCTCACCAGGCTTGAAGCGGTGCAGTTCGAGGAAATGCTTGGTGTCGTGGGGATCGATAAACTCATCAATTTTCCCGTCAGAATCACAGGTAAGATCTGCAATCGTTCCGCGCCGTGAGGGTTTCTCATTCAGCCGGTGGATAGGCATGATCGGGAAAAGCTGGTCCACAGCCCAGTGGTCCGGTATCGACTGGAAAATGGAGAAATTGCAGAAATAGGTATCCGTGAGCAGGTTTCTTACATTCTCCAGTTCGTCGGGAATCTTCTCCACCTCATCCAGAATCTTCAGGAACTTCTTCGTGCAGGAAGCCATGTACTGCTCTGCCAGCGCCCGGGTTTTCAGGTCGATCCGGCCGCGCGAGAAGTCGGTGGCGATGTCTTCTCTCAGCACCAGAAGATCGTTGTACAGTTCCTGGTAGTTCCGGTGAGAAAGGTTTTTCAGGATGTTCCACAGTTCCTGGATGGGAGCGGGGGCGTCCTTTGGCGGCTCAGGCTGCTCATCCGGTGGCTGGAGTTCATTCACTCCGAGCACATCGAACACCAGCATGGCATGGTGCGCCACCAGCGCACGGCCGGATTCGCTGAGCAGCGTGGGATGCGGAACATGCCGCTCGTCGCAGTAGGTCCCTACTTCAGAAACGATATCGTTGGCATACTCCTGCAGGGAGTAGTTCTTGGATGAATGGAAATTCGATCGTGAGCCGTCATAGTCGATAGCAAGTCCGCCGCCCACGTCCAGATACTTCAGATTGGCACCCATCTTGTGCAGGTCACAGAAGACAATCGATGCCTCGCGAACCGCATCCCGGATGGCGCGGATATGCGTGATCTGGCTGCCGATATGGAAATGAAGAAGCTGCAGGCAGTCGAGCATCTTCTCCTTTTCGAGCAGTTCCACCAGCTTCACCATTTCGCTGGCATTGAGACCGAACTTGGACCGCTCCCCGGTCGATTCATTCCACTTCCCCGCTCCGCGGGCATTCAGCTTTACCCGCGCACCGATCAGTGGCCGGACGCCGATCCGCCTGGAAACTGCGATCACCTCGGCTGCTTCGGCGAACCGGTCCAGAACGATGAATGGCTTTCTTCCCAGCTTTTGTGCCAGCAGGGCCGTCTCGATGTATTCGCTGTCCTTGTACCCATTGCAGACGATTACGGCCTCGGGATCGTTCATGAACGCCAGCACGATAAGCAGTTCCGGCTTGGAACCTGCCTCCAGTCCCAAATTGTACGGGCGGCCATACTGCACGAGTTCCTCAATCACATGCCGTTGCTGGTTCACTTTCACCGGCATGATCGGCCGATAGCTGCTTTTGTAGTTATAGGTCTCGATCGATTTCTGGAATGCCCGGCTGAGACGGCTCACCCGGTCGTTCAGTACGTCCGAGAAACGGAGCAGAAGCGGTGTCGTCAGCCCCCGGCGGCTGATATCATCCGTCATGGCCCGAAGATCTGCCCGGGGGCCATTTGGTCCCCGCGGGTGTACGAAGAGATTCCCGTTATCACCGATGCTGAAGTAGCTGGCTCCCCAGTTCTCGACTCCGTAAAGTTCTGCGCTGTCACGCACCGTCCAGGGACGAAGGTCCTTGGCCACCTTGTTCGCTCCTTTTCGGAACCACCCTAGTCCTTGAAGGATGGCCTTCCGGCCGGATGCTCAACGGGTCCGGCAAGCGCGTGATTGAATACGAAGCGAAGCAGCTAGGCAACAGGGGGTCCCCGTCCGGCGGGTCCTAGATATTTCCAAGAACAGCCGTCCAGTAATTTGTAAAAATCCCGTAAAACCCGGCCGAATGCCACTATAAAGCCGAATTTGGCTTTTACAGAACTAGCACAGTCAGCCCATTTCAACCCCGCTATTATCTCTGGTCGCGGCCGCAGATTCTGGCCCAATACAACGGGCCAGACCGGCGCAAACGCCTCACGGCATATGGAAAGAGAGCCAATTCGACCGATGATCCCCGAAACCAGCACCACCCCGGCTTCCACATCCGGACATACTCCTTCGCCTTCTTCTGCCGCCTCGAAAGCCACTCGCCCGGCCGTCAAGTCGCCGGCCTGGTTTCGCGGAAACCTGGCGGCTCACGCCATGATGGTTGTGCCCTTTGCAGCCATGCATCTCATCGCCATCTTCGGTGCCTGGCATGTAGGATTCCGCTGGGAATGGCTGGCTGTCGCCATAGGTTTTTTCTATCTGCGCATGTTTGGCATTACCGCCGGCTATCACCGCTACTTCTCGCACCGTTCCTTTGAAACCTCACGTTGGTTCGCGTTTGTACTCGCATTCCTGGGATCAAGCGCCGCACAAAAGGGCGTCATCTGGTGGGCAGGGCATCACCGCGACCACCACAAGTATTCCGACCAGACCGAAGACATCCATTCGCCGGTCCAGAAGGGTTTCTGGCAATCACATGTGGGATGGATCCTGGGCGCCGAATATGACGGCGTGAAATGGCACAACATGAAGGATTTCGCCCAGTATCCGGAAATCCGTTTTATCCAGAACTACTGGCTCATTACGCCGGTTTCGTGGGGCGTTCTGTTTTTCTATATCGGCGGCTGGCCACTGCTCGTATGGGGACTCTTCGTGTCGACCGTGGCGCTTTACCACGCGACATTCACCATCAATTCGCTTTCACACGTTTTTGGCAAGCGCCGGTACAAGACAACCGACACCAGCCGGAACAACTGGATGCTGGCACTGCTTACCATGGGCGAAGGCTGGCACAACAACCACCACTACTACCAGGCCAGCGTCCGGCAGGGCTTCTACTGGTGGGAAATCGACATGTCCTACATGATCCTGAAAGTACTTTCCTGGTTCGGGATCGTCTGGAACCTGAAGGTTCCGCCCGAGCGGGTTCTCAATCAGAACCGTTACACCGCTGATGAACTGGCCGCATGGCGACAGGATTCGGTCCTGACTGCTCCGGCCATACCCGCCCCGGTAGAAGCGAACTAGAGCCAGGAACGCCGGAAAGGGCCCTGGAAACAGGATCGCCCATCAGGAAGGGTGGTCCTGTTTCATTGCCACTTGCTGTTTGCACCGGCCTTGCGAGGCGTTTATGAACAGGCCCCGATGATCAGCACCGCTCCAGACTACCGGTGGCCAGAGGCGGGTTCTTCCCGTATTCCATACTGGATCTATTCCGACCCGGCTATTTATGCCCGGGAGCAGGAACGCCTGTTCAGCGGTTCAAGCTGGAACTACATCGGCTTTGAAAGCGAGATCCCGGCCCCGGGCGACTTCAAACGGACCTTCGTCGGCGAGCGGTCTGTTGTCGCAGCCCGCGACCGGGACGGCCATATCCACGTTTTCCTCAACACATGTGCCCACCGGGGTGTCCAGTTCTGCCGCCACTCGCACGGTAACGCCAAAAGCTTCGTCTGCCCCTATCACCAGTGGGTTTACGACCTGAAGGGCAACCTGGTGGGTGTCCCTTTTCGTAAGGGCGTGCAAGGACAGGGCGGAATGCCGGAAGATTTCGACCTCGCCAGCCATGGGCTCGTGAAGCTCAAGGCGGAAACCGTCAATGGAGCCATTTTCGCCACCTTTGACCAGCGGATGGTTCCATTCCGGGACTATCTGGGTGACTCCATGTACCACTATTTCACGCGGGTATTCGACGGCCGAGGCATTCGTGTGCTTGGCTATGCCCGCCAGATCATCCCCTGCAACTGGAAACTGATGTTTGAGAACATCAAGGATCCCTACCACGCCAGCCTGCTTCATGTGTTTCTGGTGACGTTCGGACTGTTCCGGGCTGACCAGAAATCGGACGTGAAACTGGACCCGACCGGCCGCCATGCAGTTCTCGTCTCCCGCAAGGGCGAGCAGAAAGCCACCGAAGGCACTGCCGAGATGCGAT from Deltaproteobacteria bacterium harbors:
- a CDS encoding acyl-CoA desaturase produces the protein MMVVPFAAMHLIAIFGAWHVGFRWEWLAVAIGFFYLRMFGITAGYHRYFSHRSFETSRWFAFVLAFLGSSAAQKGVIWWAGHHRDHHKYSDQTEDIHSPVQKGFWQSHVGWILGAEYDGVKWHNMKDFAQYPEIRFIQNYWLITPVSWGVLFFYIGGWPLLVWGLFVSTVALYHATFTINSLSHVFGKRRYKTTDTSRNNWMLALLTMGEGWHNNHHYYQASVRQGFYWWEIDMSYMILKVLSWFGIVWNLKVPPERVLNQNRYTADELAAWRQDSVLTAPAIPAPVEAN
- a CDS encoding aromatic ring-hydroxylating dioxygenase subunit alpha; this encodes MISTAPDYRWPEAGSSRIPYWIYSDPAIYAREQERLFSGSSWNYIGFESEIPAPGDFKRTFVGERSVVAARDRDGHIHVFLNTCAHRGVQFCRHSHGNAKSFVCPYHQWVYDLKGNLVGVPFRKGVQGQGGMPEDFDLASHGLVKLKAETVNGAIFATFDQRMVPFRDYLGDSMYHYFTRVFDGRGIRVLGYARQIIPCNWKLMFENIKDPYHASLLHVFLVTFGLFRADQKSDVKLDPTGRHAVLVSRKGEQKATEGTAEMRSFKADYKLEDPRLLDPVKEFPDDATVVMQTLFPNVIVQQQSNTLATRQIIPRGPDRFELVWTYFAYTTDDEAMVRRRLRQANLMGPAGLVSVDDGEVLEFTQDGVKANPTMNGILEMGGRDRADTAHMVTEAAIRGFYDYYREVMGL